GCCCCTGGACCATGTCACGCACCAGACGCAGCTGGTCTGAAGTGGGATAAATTGAAAAATTCTTCTTGTAGCCGAGTTGCTCAATTTCCTGACGCAGAATGCGCACGCCAAGCGAATGGAAGGTGGAAATGATCAACCCTTTGGCCTTCGCCCGTCCCACCTCTTCGATAACGCGGTCGCGCATTTCCCGCGCAGCCTTGTTTGTAAAGGTTAATGCGACAATCTGATCCGCGCTTACCTGGGTGAGCAGATGGGCGATACGACTGGTGATGACACGCGTCTTGCCCGAACCGGCTCCAGCCAGCACCAGAACGGCTCCTTCCGTGTGGAGGACCGCCTGACGTTGCGGTTCATTGAGCTGCATCAGATCCATAAATTTTTCCTAACAACAAACTGGCCAAGCAACGCTTGATTTCTATATCTCGCTTCGTGTATCTTATCCGCCATGTCACGAATCATCATTCTACTCATCAGCCTGCTTTGGGCTTCACTGGTGTTTATTTCGTGGGACGGCGTCGCAAAAACGGCACCGGTGCCGACAGACGCGTCTCCCTACACATTTAACCAGTAGAGCCACTGACACCAGCCTTTATGACGCTTTAACCGGATGTTTTAACAGCCTGTTAAACGAAACGGCAGGCGCTTCCCTGGCGACTGCCACGCCGCTCAAATTCTTCATCAATCGCATTGAGCACTTCCCATTTTTTTAACGACCAACGCGGAGCGAGTAAAATATCTCGCGGACCGTCTCCAGTGAGCCGCTGTATCATGGTTTGCGGATGCAGGCGTTCAATAAAATCAACGACGGTTTTCACATAACTTTGCTGATCAAAGAGGGTAAACGCCCCCTGCTGGTATAACTGTCCCAATTCGGTATCTTTAAGCACATGGAGGAGATGGACCTTGATCCCTTCGACCTTGAGGCGCGCCATTTCGTCGGCTGTTGCCAGCATGTCCTCATGGGTTTCACCGGGCAATCCGAGAATCACATGGACACAGAGTTTCAAACCACGTTGCTGTGCCCGGTGATACGCATCGAGAAAGCAGGCATAATCATGGCCACGGCGCAAAAAATTCAGGGTTTTGTCATGACAGCTTTGCACGCCGACTTCGAGCCAGAAATAGGTCCGCCGATGGTACTCTTCAAGCAAATCCAAAACCTTATCATCCAGGCAATCCGGTCGAGTGCCGACAGCCAGACCAACCACACCGGAAACGGATAACGCCTCATCATAAAACGCGCGCAACTGCTCTACCGGGGCATAGGTATTTGAAAAGGGCTGAAAATAGCCCATGAAATATTTCGCCTTATATTTGCGGACCATGATCTCCTTACCGTGTTCAACCTGTTCGGCAACACTGAGACGGCGGGCAATGCCGAACGACCCGGAACCATTCGGTTCGCAAAACAAACACCCTGGAGATAACCGATCAAGACCACGATTAGGGCAGGAAAAGCCAGCATCTATGGAGATTTTGTGAACCCGACCTCCGAAACGCTGCTTGAGATATTGAGAATAAACACGATAGGCTTTGAGCATGGCGCGACTATGCCACCACGGGGTTCAGGGCGCAAGACTGTTGTGCTTGGCAAAGGAGAAAAAGCCGCATCCACAAATAACACGAACAGGAGAGCTTGACGACCACTGTCCTCGCACGGTTACTCATGGTCTTTATGGCTTAATGTCTGCAGATACTCTTCCCATTCACTGGGCAGCAAATCTTTCTTCTTGGAGTTACACTCTTTACATGCCGCAACGCAGTTCCCCTTGGTGCTCTTGCCACCACGCACCAGAGGAACGACATGATCCAGTGTCAGCTCCTTGGGATCAAACGGTTCACCACAATAATAGCAACGGCCTTCTGCGATACGGTTCTTCCACCAGCCGGTTTTACGCAACTCGCGTGCTTTGGCCCGCTCTTTACGCAACTGCTCTTCAGGGACATCCAGATATAGGGTCATGATCAACTTATCCTCACCGACAGACAGGATGATAACATAATGACTTTATTACGTTATCAATCAGACTCTTGCAGATTACCCGGAACTGTGCCATGAATAGCCCTGCCTTGTGAAACAACGATTCGATCTGCGGGTTTTCTTCAGACGAATTTACCATTGCGCCCGTACTGGAAACAAGGGGGGAACGACAGCCCGGCTGCTTTCTCCCAAATTTTGACTCAGCGCTGCACAGCACGTCAAAATCGCAGCAGCTGAGGGAGAACTTCACCCTCTATGAAGATACTTATTGTCGGAGCAGGACAGGTCGGCTACTTTCTCTGTGAACGTCTGGCGATGGAAGGCCATGAAGTCACCCTGATCGACCGGGACGAAATCCATCTGCGCCAGGCACAGGACCGGCTCAACGTCATGGGAATCAACGGCAATGGCGCCAGTGCTGAAATCCTTGAACAAGCCGACATCAAGCATACCGATATCTTTATCGCCGTTACCGATCTCGATGAGGTGAATATTCTCGCCTGTCTTCTTGCCCGTGAATATGAAGTCAAAACGCGCATTGCCCGCGTTAAGAGCATTGAATATCGCAGTCAGGGAGCCATCCTCTCCAAAGAGAAACTGGGCATTGACCTTCTGATCAATCCGGCCGACGAAGTGGCCGATGAAATTGTCAAAATCACCTGTCGTAGCGGCGCCTTTGACGTTGCTGAATTTGTCGAAGGGAAAATTCAGTTTCTCGGCTATCGCATTGACGAAGAGAGTCCGCTCTGCGGCCTGACGCTGCGTGAGTTGGGCGAATTACGCGGCATGTATCAGTTCGTCGTGACCGCCATCAGTCGCGGCGAGGAAACCATCATCCCACGCGGCGAGGATCACATCCAGTCCGGCGACAGTATTTTCCTGTTTGCGCACCAGAATGACTTGCCGGCAATTCAGTACCTGTTGCAGCCCGGCGAAAAGAAAAAACGCAAGATTCCCCGTGTGTTCATTCTTGGTGGCAGCACTATCGGCATTCGTATTGCCTCGCAACTGGAAAAACTCCATTACGATGTTCGGCTCATTGATGCCAATGAGCAACGCTGTCTTAAAGTGTCGGCCCGACTGAAGAAAACCATGGTG
This is a stretch of genomic DNA from uncultured Desulfuromonas sp.. It encodes these proteins:
- a CDS encoding HNH endonuclease, which gives rise to MTLYLDVPEEQLRKERAKARELRKTGWWKNRIAEGRCYYCGEPFDPKELTLDHVVPLVRGGKSTKGNCVAACKECNSKKKDLLPSEWEEYLQTLSHKDHE
- a CDS encoding TIGR01212 family radical SAM protein (This family includes YhcC from E. coli K-12, an uncharacterized radical SAM protein.) translates to MLKAYRVYSQYLKQRFGGRVHKISIDAGFSCPNRGLDRLSPGCLFCEPNGSGSFGIARRLSVAEQVEHGKEIMVRKYKAKYFMGYFQPFSNTYAPVEQLRAFYDEALSVSGVVGLAVGTRPDCLDDKVLDLLEEYHRRTYFWLEVGVQSCHDKTLNFLRRGHDYACFLDAYHRAQQRGLKLCVHVILGLPGETHEDMLATADEMARLKVEGIKVHLLHVLKDTELGQLYQQGAFTLFDQQSYVKTVVDFIERLHPQTMIQRLTGDGPRDILLAPRWSLKKWEVLNAIDEEFERRGSRQGSACRFV
- the trkA gene encoding Trk system potassium transporter TrkA, which codes for MKILIVGAGQVGYFLCERLAMEGHEVTLIDRDEIHLRQAQDRLNVMGINGNGASAEILEQADIKHTDIFIAVTDLDEVNILACLLAREYEVKTRIARVKSIEYRSQGAILSKEKLGIDLLINPADEVADEIVKITCRSGAFDVAEFVEGKIQFLGYRIDEESPLCGLTLRELGELRGMYQFVVTAISRGEETIIPRGEDHIQSGDSIFLFAHQNDLPAIQYLLQPGEKKKRKIPRVFILGGSTIGIRIASQLEKLHYDVRLIDANEQRCLKVSARLKKTMVIQAEGTDIHALEEEGIASADTFIAVTGKDETNILCSLLCKQHGVKRTLALINKPELLSLAPTLGIDASVSPRLSAAGAILKYVRRGGVISLATIEGSNSEVLEFEVNADSTFVNIPLKELHFPTGAIIGAIVQDDRYEIATGDSKLAIGDRVVVFALPDALPKVEKFFE